In the genome of Vidua macroura isolate BioBank_ID:100142 chromosome 19, ASM2450914v1, whole genome shotgun sequence, one region contains:
- the ATAD5 gene encoding ATPase family AAA domain-containing protein 5 isoform X3 produces MVGRVAVAAADASPVLPGNDGDVQPCKKRREEDASAKTITRYFSPLVKPVDKALSSPKSNNILDYFKKTSATENAGFPVGAGENKTLLDADEKECKSFFKPSLKRRRKGKKVNLSNMPKEIKESENDLEIEISSDDSRVTTELQQDSNDFIASCTLVDKKCAGELAEDNDQRENFPNIIPSRKNANNFGCETNGSKNRIKKSRKRKHKVNTDLSESSSLENQMNETCRKETEEKTKTVAECDAAIGDSSFEVPRDDGTSQVNNCIITVSFEDFLRSQGENNVEEDTKPAMDTSGTANEMDKSDSISDPEKCEESQQQPLRTVTVLAQVHSIPPKLPPSNKEQKGSRKIASIFLKQKGRVGEKESSPALLDSEQTEQVTQKRKSNVVIEEEELELAVLETGGADSLRPKCTLEEKHQFMKAFKQPTADVTKSGIKKAPGKQKQAAAKCSKVKEESEDVVPSNKGLESGIPEDYVDKCRHSKPKSNSTKSRRSRKVQKEGNRRKKASETKETDVSNTSNYTGEEELGASVVTVENTSDVIILSSPEVNELKRSLRQQKTKTSTNVTPKKPRARSACSADELSACPLETSTPKAHRQSCKNSNMYRAEVITVPFDRNSPIRMRFTRIKAATKSNKAEAMKNEDSHSQNTKINSTSKNISKAKQLIEKAKAIQQNRSKVSEDPAAPVRRSSRQRALAEKKKSEESDESVIILGSDMDSVTTTEQSVKEKRLRSLNDVLGKKSKNLKVAKNSNGKLGCPPSCLGKNAQNSAGEPIVIFDESSQDASENSQDGDPFRAKREFLMSGLPESLKRQIAKKAAAMEAYSLASSCFKTVVHVQQKDDCSPMWKLQSPSCPLLTKLRELSTEVTNITKITLSLGEFSTVNSKLIGNCSAPVLSGHRPAFPDAFKKDLLDEIVASNSQFPVRKYYSRFLKKQTERLALESSTQESRDSTANLDVIEKHPDNWKEMKRKRKETEDRKSKRRKQIGTETEMKSRVSRNLIPPISGEKQAETGQATHLGKNKTQKPDSVTEHPGCLSDRRELSGLEKEDMLWTEKYQPQDSSELVGNKKEIERLHSWLKEWKRRADLEEKRNQREKEDKEQEDSLSSLDFKDSKSDIEEETTLCNTVLITGPPGVGKTAAVYACAQELGFKIFEVNASCQRSGRQILSQLKEATQSHQVDKKGVNAHKPCFFNSCSTTKSPKKMYSPKKVISPRKPPLSPKGAGLKRSLPSKTLANYFKISAKRKGVDGEATSEEKNGGNTQNSLEVKKDAQIKSINKEGGEHNRKNATSLILFEEVDIIFDEDAGFLSAIKTFMATAKRPVILTTNDPTFSLMFDGYFEEINFKTPSLINSVSYLQALCLAENLRTDEKDLAALLTTNNCDIRQSVLYLQFWVRSGAGCLKEKCLALHGEETRKADNVSHPAKSKDSKVDFSQADDSHLQEFPKCDTGCVETLLGLKNILLPSEDLFTFLKHKITTMEEWNKLIQLLTEFQMKHVDFVYSNLELILPLPVQVLSNQSEASKSILERTTIVSSKDKSTKSSCSRKSSPGKRSKKTKAQKRLEILDDSDLFDSELNYSAEFITLPSDSPKSCAEMNKKESKFLVHKEQKEVKTITSVNERSSAVVFQCLNSLTEFVENMSFLDCCVNTNTREPLEFSKSEEFHWTNAKIRNGLCDEFSIENTDWWSSQSCNEIKAAIEALSFTKSSFNISQNLESFSTTSKTPESDQLKGLTLPVSNVRNCISFSQAPDSSTLKKAQKRLAVIKTVFSRSPLNLGNKQASTLEYLPTLRSICRSEKLKEQGKTKRRFLHYLEGIHLEIPRQTINGLSLDFP; encoded by the exons ATGGTGGGCAGGGTCGCCGTGGCCGCGGCGGACGCCTCTCCCGTCCTCCCCGGGAACGACGGCGACGTTCAG CCATGCAAGAAGCGGCGAGAGGAAGATGCTTCTGCAAAAACGATCACAAGGTATTTTTCACCATTAGTAAAACCAGTGGATAAAGCATTGTCATCACCAAAATCCAACAACATcttggattattttaaaaagacatctGCCACTGAGAATGCTGGGTTCCCAGTAGGagctggagaaaataaaacactgttgGACGCTGATGAAAAAGAATGTAAATCATTTTTCAAGCCATCTTTAAAGcggaggagaaaagggaagaaagttAATTTAAGTAATATgccaaaagaaattaaagaatcTGAGAATGACCTTGAAATAGAAATTAGTAGTGATGACAGCAGAGTAACTACAGAACTGCAACAAGACAGTAATGACTTTATTGCTTCTTGTACTCTAGTGGACAAAAAATGTGCAGGAGAATTAGCAGAAGATAATGATCAAAGAGAGAACTTCCCAAACATTATCCCCTccagaaaaaatgcaaacaactTCGGTTGTGAAACAAATGGATCAAAAAATAGgataaaaaaatcaaggaaaaggAAGCACAAAGTAAATACTGATTTGTCTGAAAGCTCTTCATTGGAAAACCAGATGAATGAAACGTGTAGAAAGGAAACTGAAGAGAAGACAAAAACAGTAGCAGAGTGTGATGCTGCTATTGGTGATTCCAGTTTTGAGGTTCCTAGGGATGATGGGACATCCCAGGTAAATAATTGTATAATAACCGTGTCATTTGAGGACTTCTTGAGAAGTCAGGGAGAAAATAATGTTGAAGAAGATACAAAGCCAGCAATGGACACTTCTGGTACAGCAAATGAAATGGACAAGAGTGATAGTATTAGTGACCCAGAAAAGTGTGAGGAATCCCAACAGCAGCCACTCAGAACAGTGACTGTCCTCGCACAAGTTCATTCCATTCCCCCCAAATTACCTCCCTCAAATAAGGAGCAGAAAGGCTCTAGGAAAATAGCTTCCATTTTTTTGAAGCAGAAAGGACGTgtaggggaaaaagaaagcagcccAGCCCTCTTGGACAGTGAGCAAACCGAGCAGGTgactcagaaaagaaaatccaatgtCGTTATTGAAGAAGAAGAATTGGAGCTGGCTGTACTGGAGACCGGAGGGGCGGATTCTCTGAGGCCAAAATGTACTCTGGAAGAAAAGCATCAGTTTATGAAAGCTTTTAAGCAACCAACAGCAGATGTAACAAAAAGTGGAATTAAAAAGGcacctggaaaacaaaagcaagctgCTGCAAAGTGCTCAAAAGTAAAAGAGGAATCTGAAGATGTTGTTCCTTCAAATAAAGGATTAGAAAGTGGAATACCAGAAGATTATGTGGACAAATGTAGACATTCTAAACCTAAAAGCAATAGCACTAAATCCAGAAGATCTAGGAAGGttcagaaagaaggaaacagaagaaagaaggcTTCAGAAACTAAGGAAACTGATGTGTCAAACACCAGCAATTATACTGGAGAAGAGGAGTTGGGTGCTAGTGTTGTTACTGTGGAGAACACCTCAGATGTAATAATTTTATCAAGTCCAGAAGTGAATGAGTTAAAGAGGAGTTTAAGGcagcagaaaaccaaaacatcaaCAAATGTTACACCTAAAAAGCCCAGGGCTAGAAGTGCCTGTTCTGCAGATGAATTAAGTGCCTGCCCATTAGAGACTTCCACCCCAAAAGCACACAGACAATCCTGCAAGAACAGCAACATGTACAGAGCTGAGGTGATTACTGTGCCCTTTGATAGAAACAGCCCAATAAG AATGAGGTTTACACGTATCAAAGCAGCTACAAAATCAAATAAAGCTGaagcaatgaaaaatgaagactCTCACTCCCAAAACACAAAG ATAAACTCCACTTCTAAAAACATATCTAAAGCAAAGCAGCTGATTGAAAAAGCAAAGGCTATACAGCAGAACAGATCAAAAGTGAGTGAAgacccagcagctcctgtgaggCGCTCGTCTCGACAGCGAGCTCTTGCTGAGAAGAAGAAATCAGAAGAAAGTGAT GAATCAGTAATAATTCTAGGTTCAGACATGGATAGTGTCACTACTACAGAGCAGAGTGTGAAGGAAAAGAGACTTCGGAGCTTAAATGATGTTTTGGGGAAGAAGTCTAAAAACTTGAAGGTTGCAAAGAACTCCAATG GGAAACTGGGATGTCCACCTTCCTGCCTAGGCAAAAATGCTCAGAACTCTGCAGGTGAACCAATTGTGATCTTTGATGAAAGCAG CCAAGATGCATCTGAAAATTCTCAAGACGGTGATCCATTCAGAGCAAAACGTGAATTCCTGATGAGTGGATTGCCGGAGTCACTGAAAAGGCAGATTGCAAAGAAGGCAGCAGCAATGGAAGCATACTCTCTTGCAAGTTCCTGCTTTAAGACTGTTGTCCATGTACAGCAGAAGGATGACT GTTCTCCAATGTGGAAATTGCAATCACCATCATGTCCTCTATTAACTAAGCTGAGGGAACTGAGTACTGAAGTCACAAACATCACAAAAATCACTCTCTCTCTTGGTGAATTTTCCACTGTGAATTCAAAACTAATTGGAAATTGTTCTGCACCTGTG CTTTCAGGCCACCGACCAGCTTTTCCTGATGCATTCAAGAAGGATTTGCTAGATGAGATTGTGGCTTCTAATTCTCAGTTTCCAGTGAGAAAATACTACTCCAGGTTcctgaaaaagcaaacagagaGGTTGGCTTTGGAAAGCAGTACACAAG aaagcAGAGATAGCACTGCAAATCTTGATGTAATTGAGAAACATCCTGACAAttggaaggaaatgaaaaggaaaaggaaagaaacagaagaccgcaaatcaaaaagaagaaaacaaattggTACAGAGACTGAAATGAAATCAAGAGTTTCCAGGAACCTTATTCCTCCCATATCTGGAGAAAAACAGGCAGAGACAGGACAAGCCACACACTTGGGAAAAAACAAGACCCAGAAACCAGATAGTGTGACAGAACACCCTGGGTGTTTATCAGATCGAAGAGAACTTTCAG gtcTGGAAAAGGAAGACATGCTCTGGACAGAAAAATATCAGCCTCAAGATTCCAGTGAACTTGTAGggaacaagaaagaaattgaaaggCTACACAG CTGGttaaaagaatggaaaaggagagctgatttggaagaaaaacgaaatcagagggaaaaggaggacaAAGAGCAAGAAG ATTCTTTAAGCAGCCTTGACTTTAAAGATAGTAAATCTGATATTGAGGAAGAGACAACCCTTTGCAATACGGTTCTGATAACTGGCCCACCAGGAGTGGGGAAAACTGCTGCAGTGTATGCTTGTGCTCAGGAGCTTGGGTTTAAG ATATTTGAAGTCAATGCCTCTTGCCAGCGTAGTGGGAGACAGATTCTGTCTCAGCTGAAAGAAGCTACTCAGTCTCATCAAGTGGACAAAAAAGGTGTGAATGCACACAAGCCTTGCTTTTTTAACAGTTGTAGCACTACCAAGTCACCAA AAAAAATGTATTCTCCAAAGAAAGTTATTTCTCCAAGAAAACCGCCACTGTCACCAAAAGGAGCAGGATTAAAACGAAGCTTGCCCTCTAAAACACTTGCAAACTACTTCAAAATTTCTGCCAAACGTAAAGGTGTTGATGGAGAAGCaacatctgaagaaaaaaatggag GAAATACTCAGAATTCACTGGAAGTAAAGAAAGACGCTCAAATTAAGTCAATAAACAAAGAAGGAGGAGAACACAACAGGAAAAATGCAACATCTCTCATTCTTTTTGAAGAG gtGGATATAATATTTGATGAAGATGCAGGATTCCTAAGTGCAATAAAGACATTCATGGCAACTGCAAAGAGACCTGTAATTCTTACCACCAATG ATCCAACATTCAGCTTAATGTTTGATGGCTATTTTGAAGAGATCAACTTTAAAACCCCTTCCTTG ATAAACTCTGTGAGCTACCTCCAAGCTCTGTGCCTGGCTGAGAACCTACGGACAGATGAGAAAGACTTGGCTGCTCTCCTGACCACAAATAACTGTGATATCAGACAAAGTGTCCTGTACTTACAGTTCTGGGTTAGAAGTGGAGCTGGATGCTTGAAAGAGAAGTGTTTGGCACTTCATG gAGAAGAGACAAGGAAGGCAGATAATGTCAGTCATCCTGCAAAGTCTAAGGATTCCAAGGTGGATTTTTCTCAAGCTGATGATTCACATCTTCAGGAGTTTCCAAAATGTGATACAGGCTGCGTAGAGACGTTGCTTGGCCTTAAGAACATTCTGTTGCCTTCAGAAGATTTGTTTACATTTCTTAAG cACAAAATCACAACTATGGAGGAATGGAATAAATTGATACAGCTTCTAACAGAATTCCAGATGAAGCATGTGGATTTTGTATATAGTAATCTTGAACTTATTCTTCCCTTACCAGTGCAAGTTCTGTCAAACCAGTCTGAAGCCTCAAAGTCTATACTTGAAAGGACTACTATAGTTTCTTCAAAAGACAAATCTACTAAGAGTTCTTGCTCTAGAAAGAGTAGCCCTGGAAAAAGGTCTAAAAAGACAAAGGCTCAGAAAAGGCTTGAGATATTGGATGATAGTGACTTATTTGATTCTGAGCTGAACTATTCAGCTGAATTCATAACTTTACCATCAGACAGTCCTAAATCATGTGCTGAAATGAATAAAAAGGAATCAAAGTTCTTGGtgcataaagaacaaaaagaagttaaaactATAACCTCAGTAAATGAAAGAAGTTCTGCAGTTGTTTTTCAGTGCCTGAATTCACTGACTGAGTTTGTGGAAAACATGTCCTTCCTGGATTGCTGTGTAAACACTAACACCAGGGAACCACTGGAGTTTTCTAAAAGTGAAGAATTTCACTGGACAAATGCCAAAATCAGAAATGGTCTTTGTGATGAGTTCAGTATAGAAAATACTGATTGGTGGAGTTCCCAGAGCTGTAATGAAATAAAGGCAGCTATTGAAGCACTCAGCTTCACTAAAAgttcttttaatatttcacaaaatttgGAATCCTTTTCAACTACCAGTAAAACACCTGAAAGTGACCAGCTGAAGGGACTTACTCTGCCTGTCTCAAACGTAAGGAATTGCATATCCTTCAGTCAGGCACCTGATTCAAG CACTCTcaaaaaagcacagaagaggCTGGCTGTCatcaaaactgtattttccagAAGTCCTTTAAACCTGGGCAATAAGCAAGCCAGTACCCTTGAATACCTCCCCACTCTCCGCAGTATCTGTAGGTCTGAGAAGCTTAAAGAGCAAGGGAAGACTAAAAGAAG gttcTTGCATTATCTTGAAGGGATTCATCTTGAAATACCCAGACAAACAATAAATGGTCTGTCTTTGGACTTCCCTTAA
- the ATAD5 gene encoding ATPase family AAA domain-containing protein 5 isoform X1, which produces MVGRVAVAAADASPVLPGNDGDVQPCKKRREEDASAKTITRYFSPLVKPVDKALSSPKSNNILDYFKKTSATENAGFPVGAGENKTLLDADEKECKSFFKPSLKRRRKGKKVNLSNMPKEIKESENDLEIEISSDDSRVTTELQQDSNDFIASCTLVDKKCAGELAEDNDQRENFPNIIPSRKNANNFGCETNGSKNRIKKSRKRKHKVNTDLSESSSLENQMNETCRKETEEKTKTVAECDAAIGDSSFEVPRDDGTSQVNNCIITVSFEDFLRSQGENNVEEDTKPAMDTSGTANEMDKSDSISDPEKCEESQQQPLRTVTVLAQVHSIPPKLPPSNKEQKGSRKIASIFLKQKGRVGEKESSPALLDSEQTEQVTQKRKSNVVIEEEELELAVLETGGADSLRPKCTLEEKHQFMKAFKQPTADVTKSGIKKAPGKQKQAAAKCSKVKEESEDVVPSNKGLESGIPEDYVDKCRHSKPKSNSTKSRRSRKVQKEGNRRKKASETKETDVSNTSNYTGEEELGASVVTVENTSDVIILSSPEVNELKRSLRQQKTKTSTNVTPKKPRARSACSADELSACPLETSTPKAHRQSCKNSNMYRAEVITVPFDRNSPIRMRFTRIKAATKSNKAEAMKNEDSHSQNTKINSTSKNISKAKQLIEKAKAIQQNRSKVSEDPAAPVRRSSRQRALAEKKKSEESDESVIILGSDMDSVTTTEQSVKEKRLRSLNDVLGKKSKNLKVAKNSNGKLGCPPSCLGKNAQNSAGEPIVIFDESSQDASENSQDGDPFRAKREFLMSGLPESLKRQIAKKAAAMEAYSLASSCFKTVVHVQQKDDCSPMWKLQSPSCPLLTKLRELSTEVTNITKITLSLGEFSTVNSKLIGNCSAPVLSGHRPAFPDAFKKDLLDEIVASNSQFPVRKYYSRFLKKQTERLALESSTQESRDSTANLDVIEKHPDNWKEMKRKRKETEDRKSKRRKQIGTETEMKSRVSRNLIPPISGEKQAETGQATHLGKNKTQKPDSVTEHPGCLSDRRELSGLEKEDMLWTEKYQPQDSSELVGNKKEIERLHSWLKEWKRRADLEEKRNQREKEDKEQEDSLSSLDFKDSKSDIEEETTLCNTVLITGPPGVGKTAAVYACAQELGFKIFEVNASCQRSGRQILSQLKEATQSHQVDKKGVNAHKPCFFNSCSTTKSPKKMYSPKKVISPRKPPLSPKGAGLKRSLPSKTLANYFKISAKRKGVDGEATSEEKNGGNTQNSLEVKKDAQIKSINKEGGEHNRKNATSLILFEEVDIIFDEDAGFLSAIKTFMATAKRPVILTTNDPTFSLMFDGYFEEINFKTPSLINSVSYLQALCLAENLRTDEKDLAALLTTNNCDIRQSVLYLQFWVRSGAGCLKEKCLALHGEETRKADNVSHPAKSKDSKVDFSQADDSHLQEFPKCDTGCVETLLGLKNILLPSEDLFTFLKHKITTMEEWNKLIQLLTEFQMKHVDFVYSNLELILPLPVQVLSNQSEASKSILERTTIVSSKDKSTKSSCSRKSSPGKRSKKTKAQKRLEILDDSDLFDSELNYSAEFITLPSDSPKSCAEMNKKESKFLVHKEQKEVKTITSVNERSSAVVFQCLNSLTEFVENMSFLDCCVNTNTREPLEFSKSEEFHWTNAKIRNGLCDEFSIENTDWWSSQSCNEIKAAIEALSFTKSSFNISQNLESFSTTSKTPESDQLKGLTLPVSNVRNCISFSQAPDSSTLKKAQKRLAVIKTVFSRSPLNLGNKQASTLEYLPTLRSICRSEKLKEQGKTKRRSYKDSTKIKLAKSFGVWLARLPGENEILVYIPVCKSS; this is translated from the exons ATGGTGGGCAGGGTCGCCGTGGCCGCGGCGGACGCCTCTCCCGTCCTCCCCGGGAACGACGGCGACGTTCAG CCATGCAAGAAGCGGCGAGAGGAAGATGCTTCTGCAAAAACGATCACAAGGTATTTTTCACCATTAGTAAAACCAGTGGATAAAGCATTGTCATCACCAAAATCCAACAACATcttggattattttaaaaagacatctGCCACTGAGAATGCTGGGTTCCCAGTAGGagctggagaaaataaaacactgttgGACGCTGATGAAAAAGAATGTAAATCATTTTTCAAGCCATCTTTAAAGcggaggagaaaagggaagaaagttAATTTAAGTAATATgccaaaagaaattaaagaatcTGAGAATGACCTTGAAATAGAAATTAGTAGTGATGACAGCAGAGTAACTACAGAACTGCAACAAGACAGTAATGACTTTATTGCTTCTTGTACTCTAGTGGACAAAAAATGTGCAGGAGAATTAGCAGAAGATAATGATCAAAGAGAGAACTTCCCAAACATTATCCCCTccagaaaaaatgcaaacaactTCGGTTGTGAAACAAATGGATCAAAAAATAGgataaaaaaatcaaggaaaaggAAGCACAAAGTAAATACTGATTTGTCTGAAAGCTCTTCATTGGAAAACCAGATGAATGAAACGTGTAGAAAGGAAACTGAAGAGAAGACAAAAACAGTAGCAGAGTGTGATGCTGCTATTGGTGATTCCAGTTTTGAGGTTCCTAGGGATGATGGGACATCCCAGGTAAATAATTGTATAATAACCGTGTCATTTGAGGACTTCTTGAGAAGTCAGGGAGAAAATAATGTTGAAGAAGATACAAAGCCAGCAATGGACACTTCTGGTACAGCAAATGAAATGGACAAGAGTGATAGTATTAGTGACCCAGAAAAGTGTGAGGAATCCCAACAGCAGCCACTCAGAACAGTGACTGTCCTCGCACAAGTTCATTCCATTCCCCCCAAATTACCTCCCTCAAATAAGGAGCAGAAAGGCTCTAGGAAAATAGCTTCCATTTTTTTGAAGCAGAAAGGACGTgtaggggaaaaagaaagcagcccAGCCCTCTTGGACAGTGAGCAAACCGAGCAGGTgactcagaaaagaaaatccaatgtCGTTATTGAAGAAGAAGAATTGGAGCTGGCTGTACTGGAGACCGGAGGGGCGGATTCTCTGAGGCCAAAATGTACTCTGGAAGAAAAGCATCAGTTTATGAAAGCTTTTAAGCAACCAACAGCAGATGTAACAAAAAGTGGAATTAAAAAGGcacctggaaaacaaaagcaagctgCTGCAAAGTGCTCAAAAGTAAAAGAGGAATCTGAAGATGTTGTTCCTTCAAATAAAGGATTAGAAAGTGGAATACCAGAAGATTATGTGGACAAATGTAGACATTCTAAACCTAAAAGCAATAGCACTAAATCCAGAAGATCTAGGAAGGttcagaaagaaggaaacagaagaaagaaggcTTCAGAAACTAAGGAAACTGATGTGTCAAACACCAGCAATTATACTGGAGAAGAGGAGTTGGGTGCTAGTGTTGTTACTGTGGAGAACACCTCAGATGTAATAATTTTATCAAGTCCAGAAGTGAATGAGTTAAAGAGGAGTTTAAGGcagcagaaaaccaaaacatcaaCAAATGTTACACCTAAAAAGCCCAGGGCTAGAAGTGCCTGTTCTGCAGATGAATTAAGTGCCTGCCCATTAGAGACTTCCACCCCAAAAGCACACAGACAATCCTGCAAGAACAGCAACATGTACAGAGCTGAGGTGATTACTGTGCCCTTTGATAGAAACAGCCCAATAAG AATGAGGTTTACACGTATCAAAGCAGCTACAAAATCAAATAAAGCTGaagcaatgaaaaatgaagactCTCACTCCCAAAACACAAAG ATAAACTCCACTTCTAAAAACATATCTAAAGCAAAGCAGCTGATTGAAAAAGCAAAGGCTATACAGCAGAACAGATCAAAAGTGAGTGAAgacccagcagctcctgtgaggCGCTCGTCTCGACAGCGAGCTCTTGCTGAGAAGAAGAAATCAGAAGAAAGTGAT GAATCAGTAATAATTCTAGGTTCAGACATGGATAGTGTCACTACTACAGAGCAGAGTGTGAAGGAAAAGAGACTTCGGAGCTTAAATGATGTTTTGGGGAAGAAGTCTAAAAACTTGAAGGTTGCAAAGAACTCCAATG GGAAACTGGGATGTCCACCTTCCTGCCTAGGCAAAAATGCTCAGAACTCTGCAGGTGAACCAATTGTGATCTTTGATGAAAGCAG CCAAGATGCATCTGAAAATTCTCAAGACGGTGATCCATTCAGAGCAAAACGTGAATTCCTGATGAGTGGATTGCCGGAGTCACTGAAAAGGCAGATTGCAAAGAAGGCAGCAGCAATGGAAGCATACTCTCTTGCAAGTTCCTGCTTTAAGACTGTTGTCCATGTACAGCAGAAGGATGACT GTTCTCCAATGTGGAAATTGCAATCACCATCATGTCCTCTATTAACTAAGCTGAGGGAACTGAGTACTGAAGTCACAAACATCACAAAAATCACTCTCTCTCTTGGTGAATTTTCCACTGTGAATTCAAAACTAATTGGAAATTGTTCTGCACCTGTG CTTTCAGGCCACCGACCAGCTTTTCCTGATGCATTCAAGAAGGATTTGCTAGATGAGATTGTGGCTTCTAATTCTCAGTTTCCAGTGAGAAAATACTACTCCAGGTTcctgaaaaagcaaacagagaGGTTGGCTTTGGAAAGCAGTACACAAG aaagcAGAGATAGCACTGCAAATCTTGATGTAATTGAGAAACATCCTGACAAttggaaggaaatgaaaaggaaaaggaaagaaacagaagaccgcaaatcaaaaagaagaaaacaaattggTACAGAGACTGAAATGAAATCAAGAGTTTCCAGGAACCTTATTCCTCCCATATCTGGAGAAAAACAGGCAGAGACAGGACAAGCCACACACTTGGGAAAAAACAAGACCCAGAAACCAGATAGTGTGACAGAACACCCTGGGTGTTTATCAGATCGAAGAGAACTTTCAG gtcTGGAAAAGGAAGACATGCTCTGGACAGAAAAATATCAGCCTCAAGATTCCAGTGAACTTGTAGggaacaagaaagaaattgaaaggCTACACAG CTGGttaaaagaatggaaaaggagagctgatttggaagaaaaacgaaatcagagggaaaaggaggacaAAGAGCAAGAAG ATTCTTTAAGCAGCCTTGACTTTAAAGATAGTAAATCTGATATTGAGGAAGAGACAACCCTTTGCAATACGGTTCTGATAACTGGCCCACCAGGAGTGGGGAAAACTGCTGCAGTGTATGCTTGTGCTCAGGAGCTTGGGTTTAAG ATATTTGAAGTCAATGCCTCTTGCCAGCGTAGTGGGAGACAGATTCTGTCTCAGCTGAAAGAAGCTACTCAGTCTCATCAAGTGGACAAAAAAGGTGTGAATGCACACAAGCCTTGCTTTTTTAACAGTTGTAGCACTACCAAGTCACCAA AAAAAATGTATTCTCCAAAGAAAGTTATTTCTCCAAGAAAACCGCCACTGTCACCAAAAGGAGCAGGATTAAAACGAAGCTTGCCCTCTAAAACACTTGCAAACTACTTCAAAATTTCTGCCAAACGTAAAGGTGTTGATGGAGAAGCaacatctgaagaaaaaaatggag GAAATACTCAGAATTCACTGGAAGTAAAGAAAGACGCTCAAATTAAGTCAATAAACAAAGAAGGAGGAGAACACAACAGGAAAAATGCAACATCTCTCATTCTTTTTGAAGAG gtGGATATAATATTTGATGAAGATGCAGGATTCCTAAGTGCAATAAAGACATTCATGGCAACTGCAAAGAGACCTGTAATTCTTACCACCAATG ATCCAACATTCAGCTTAATGTTTGATGGCTATTTTGAAGAGATCAACTTTAAAACCCCTTCCTTG ATAAACTCTGTGAGCTACCTCCAAGCTCTGTGCCTGGCTGAGAACCTACGGACAGATGAGAAAGACTTGGCTGCTCTCCTGACCACAAATAACTGTGATATCAGACAAAGTGTCCTGTACTTACAGTTCTGGGTTAGAAGTGGAGCTGGATGCTTGAAAGAGAAGTGTTTGGCACTTCATG gAGAAGAGACAAGGAAGGCAGATAATGTCAGTCATCCTGCAAAGTCTAAGGATTCCAAGGTGGATTTTTCTCAAGCTGATGATTCACATCTTCAGGAGTTTCCAAAATGTGATACAGGCTGCGTAGAGACGTTGCTTGGCCTTAAGAACATTCTGTTGCCTTCAGAAGATTTGTTTACATTTCTTAAG cACAAAATCACAACTATGGAGGAATGGAATAAATTGATACAGCTTCTAACAGAATTCCAGATGAAGCATGTGGATTTTGTATATAGTAATCTTGAACTTATTCTTCCCTTACCAGTGCAAGTTCTGTCAAACCAGTCTGAAGCCTCAAAGTCTATACTTGAAAGGACTACTATAGTTTCTTCAAAAGACAAATCTACTAAGAGTTCTTGCTCTAGAAAGAGTAGCCCTGGAAAAAGGTCTAAAAAGACAAAGGCTCAGAAAAGGCTTGAGATATTGGATGATAGTGACTTATTTGATTCTGAGCTGAACTATTCAGCTGAATTCATAACTTTACCATCAGACAGTCCTAAATCATGTGCTGAAATGAATAAAAAGGAATCAAAGTTCTTGGtgcataaagaacaaaaagaagttaaaactATAACCTCAGTAAATGAAAGAAGTTCTGCAGTTGTTTTTCAGTGCCTGAATTCACTGACTGAGTTTGTGGAAAACATGTCCTTCCTGGATTGCTGTGTAAACACTAACACCAGGGAACCACTGGAGTTTTCTAAAAGTGAAGAATTTCACTGGACAAATGCCAAAATCAGAAATGGTCTTTGTGATGAGTTCAGTATAGAAAATACTGATTGGTGGAGTTCCCAGAGCTGTAATGAAATAAAGGCAGCTATTGAAGCACTCAGCTTCACTAAAAgttcttttaatatttcacaaaatttgGAATCCTTTTCAACTACCAGTAAAACACCTGAAAGTGACCAGCTGAAGGGACTTACTCTGCCTGTCTCAAACGTAAGGAATTGCATATCCTTCAGTCAGGCACCTGATTCAAG CACTCTcaaaaaagcacagaagaggCTGGCTGTCatcaaaactgtattttccagAAGTCCTTTAAACCTGGGCAATAAGCAAGCCAGTACCCTTGAATACCTCCCCACTCTCCGCAGTATCTGTAGGTCTGAGAAGCTTAAAGAGCAAGGGAAGACTAAAAGAAG GAGTTATAAGGACAGTACAAAAATTAAGCTAGCAAAAAGCTTTGGTGTATGGCTTGCAAGATTACCTGGGGAAAATGAAATCCTCGTTTACATTCCAGTATGCAAGAGTTCCTAG